The DNA sequence CCGCCCCCGGCCACCCGGTCGTCGTTGATGACGCGCAAGGGGCCGAATTCGATGTGAGCGGGGTCTTGGTATTCGCCAAAAGAAAAGGTGTGCCGGCTGTCCAACCAACCGAAGTCGGTATGGCCGCGGTCTGAAGCTTTGCGAAGATGGATCATGGTGGTGATTTCCGGTTGAACGTTCGGGTTAGGGTTCAAGAGAAGTCCTTCACAGGCGTCGGGCGATCAGCCGGTCGAGCGACCAGCGGCCAGCACCCCCGATGACCACGGCGAGGGAGGCGCCGGCCAGAAGGATGTGGTATTCGATCCCATGGGCCCCCTGTTGGGTATTCATCCAGTCGATGAAGAATCCGTTTTGGATATGGGCCATGAAGGCGGCGGTGGCGATGGTGAAACCGATGCCGAAGGCGGCGATGCGGCTGGTCAAGCCCAGCACCAAGGCCAACGGGGCGAGGAATTCCGCGGCGATGGCCAGCAGGGCGAAGACATAGGGAATGCCAAGTTTGCTGGTAAAGAAGCCCATGGTTCCCTCAAATCCGTAGCCACCCCACCACCCGAGGGCCTTTTGCGCACCATGTGGGAAGATGGCGATGGCCACAATGAGCCGGAGGACCAGCAGGTGGAGGGCGTTTTCAGTTTGGAGGAGTTGTTGGAGGATTTTTTTCATGATTTTTGGATTGGATGGTTTGGGTGGGTGAATCAAAGGCTGGCGGCAGCCGCGGCCAGGGCAGGTTGGAGGGCGGTTCGGGAGGCTTCCTGAACATCAGCCGGAGCGAGGGTGGGCTCGACCAGAACATCGGTCACATCGGACACCCCGATGAATCCGAGAAGCTGACGCACGGTCCGGGTCTGGAGGTCATAAGCCTCGGCTCCGGTTCCGGGCCCGTAGGCCCCGCCGCGGGCGTAAACCACGACGGCTTTTTTGCCAGCAACCAGACCGGTGTAACCCGTTTCGGGCGAATAGCTGAAAGTCAAACCCGGCTGGATGACCAGATCGAAGTAATGCTTCAGGATGTAGGGAACGCTGAAGTTCCACATCGGCGTGGAAATAACGATGGCGTCCGCCGAAGTGAGCTGGGCGGCGTAGCCGGCGATGATGTCCCAGGCAGCCTTCTCCGCGTCCGTATGAGGCAGGCCGTGGAGGATGGCGTATTTGGCGTCAAGAGCCGCTTCATTGAAGGGCGGGAGTTCCGCCGACCAAAGATCGAGCGTTTCCACATTTCCATCGGGGTGGCTTTGCCGCCAAAGGTCGATCAGTTGGCGGGCGGCCGCGAGGGAATGTGAACGCTGTTTGCGCGGGGAGGCTTCAATATGGAGGAGTTTTTTCATAAGGGGTTTCGGGGGTTGGGGTTTGGGGATGCTTGGGATGGCAGGAGGTGATTCATTTAACTTAGTGGATGTTATCTTGATATCAAGATATGAGGGTAAAATTCACACATCGTTGAAGGTATTGGCCCCGGCGGGTCGCTGGGGGGCTTGGATGGTCTCGGCGTGGCGTCCCAGTTTGGTCAGCAGCCGGACCAGTTGGCGGCGCTCGTCCGAGCCAAGAACGTCCGAGAGCAAATCGAGCCGCTGTGCGTGCTCCCGGTAGACGCGTTCAATGAGAAGACGTCCCTTCGGGGTCAGTTCGACCAGAGTGACCCGGGCGTCGTCGTCGGATTCCTGGCGGCGCACCAACTTTTTGCCTTCGAGGCGGTCGACCGCCGTGCTGATGGAGCCGCTGGTCAGGTGCACCTTGCGTCCGATGGTGTTCACCGGAAGGGGTCCCCGGTGGAGGCAGACTTCCAGGACCGCAAAATCAGAAAAACCCAAGCCAGTCGCGCCAATGGAGGAACGATCGTAGGATTCGACCGCTTTCCATGACTTCCACAGAGCGAGGAATACCCGGGCTCCGTTGGCGGATGCGCTTTTGCTCATGTGCCCAACCTAAACAAATATATCTTCACGTCAAGATAATTTGAAGAGAGCGGAATCAGCCAGGGCAGATCAGGCTGGGGCTTGCTTTTGTTTGGGGAGTTTCTGCGCGGCGGCCCGGGCCCTGAGGGCTGAGAGGAAGCGGGAGGCCAGCGGGGTGAGTGAACCCTTCCAGAGTGCGGCGACCGGAAGGGTGGGGAAACCCTGAAGCGCCAGGGCGCGGACTCCGGGGACGGGTGGAGCGGCGGGGGAGGCGGCTGAAAGGCCGGCCCCTATGCCGAGGGCGACGTAACGCCCGGCAAGTTCGGTCGAATTGACCTCGATGCTGACGGGCCAACGGAGGCCTTTTTCACGCAGGGTGGTTTGAAACAACCTGCTGAGAAGCTCGTGGTCCGGCAGGGCTACCAACGGGACCTTTCCGGCCGCCCCATCTCGGATCACATCGACCGACCTTTTGTAGGGACTGCGGGATTGGACCAGGATCAAGAGGGGCAGATCGATCAGCTTATCGACTTTGAGCCCTGCCGGCGGGCGTGTCTCCATGACAGCAACAGCCAGATCAACCTCGCCGCGCAGCAGTAGATCTTGGGCCGTGCGCTGGTCGGCTTCGATCAGACGAAGTTTTGCACCCGGTTCCTCCCGTTGGAGCCGGGTGAGCAGCTCGGGCAGGTGATCCCGCATCAACTGGGTGGGGCCGGCCAGCCTCAATTGGCGCAAGACCCTGCCTTTGAGGGAGGATTCGACATCCGCCAAACCGGCAAAAAATGGACTGATGAAAGCGAAAAGCTCCGCCCCGGCCGTTGTCAGCTGGAAGGGTTTCCGCTCGAAGAGGCGTGCGCCGACCGATTCCTCCAGCTTGATCAATTGGGAGCTCACCGCCGGTTGTTGCACGCCATAGGGGATATGACGGCAGGCGGCGACAATCCCGCGATGCTTGGCCACGTAGTAAAAAAGTTCGAGGTGGTGGGGATTCATCATCGTCCGTCCGCTCCGTTCTGCGTCCGGCCGGCTTGGCCCCTTGGCAAGCAGATGCCAGACATTGATAGAATCAATACTACAATACAGATTATCGATTGGAAGTATTTTTCAAAACCACGCAGGGTGGACGCATGGAAAACGAAACCACCCGCCCCGGACTGGTCCGGGTCCTTCTGGCCCAGGCCCAAGTGGCCTTCCACGACAATGCGGTCAAGCTGGTCCTGATTGGCCTGGCCTCGGCCGTGCTGAGCCCGGCGCAGGCCGCCCACTGCGTCAGCATTCTTGCCCTGCTGCTGGTCGTGCCCTTCGTGATGTTCGGCCCCCTTGCCGGATGGATGGCGGACCGTTTTGCCAAGGATCGCATCTTCCGCTGGGCCTTGGTGGCCCAGGCGGGCATCACGCTCTGGGTCATGACGGCGGTTCACCTGGAGGCGCTGGGCTGGGCGGTGGCCGGGTTCTTCCTGCTCGGATTGCAGGCGACGTTCTTCTCCCCGGCCAAGCGGGGCATCCTGAAAGACCTGGTCGGTTCCCGTCGTCTGGCCCAGGCCACCGGCGCGTCGGAAAGCCTGGTGGTGCTGTCGATTTTGGTGGGCAGTGTGGTGGGAGGGGCGGTCTTTGACCAACAAATGGCCCATCAGGGCGGGCCCTGGATTGGGGCTTTCATGGCACTGGCGATCTTCTTGACCGGCTGCGTGGGGGCCTGGTTGCTGGTCTGGGGCGTGCGTGCGGCCCCGGTTGTTGAGTCGGGGGCACGTCCTTTTGAATGGTCCTTGGTTTGGGGCCATGGGGCGCAGGTGGCCCAACTGGTCCGCCAACCCGGTCTCTTCAAAGCAGCCCTCGGCGAAGCGGCTTTTTACTTCATGGGTGGTGCGGTCATGGTTTCGTTGACCCAATGGGTCCAGGAAGATTTGGCCGGAGCTTTGGGCACGGCCAGCCGGACCGGCTTCCTCATGGCTTTGATGGGTGGTGGGGTGATTCTGGGCAGCTTGCTGGCGGCGGGTATTTGTCGCCGAACGATCCGCCTCGGGTTGGTTCCGCTGGGCGCGATGTTCATGACCCTGGCCCTCTGGCTGATGGCAGTCACCACCGGGCATCCCATGGCATTTGCCGCCGCCTTGATGCTCCTCGGTGTCAGCGGCGGGCTTTTCCTGGTTCCGGTGAGTTCATACCTGCAGGATCGATCCAGAGAAGATGAACGCGGCAATATCCTGGCTGCGACGAACCTTCTATCCAGCCTGGGAGGCATGCTGGCCGTGGGGTTGCAATTCGGTTTGGCATCGATGCTGCATGTGCCCGTGCGCGGACAATTGCTGGTCTATGGATTTCTCGCCGCGGGCCTCGCGGTGTATCTCTTGTTCCTTCTTCCGGACGAAGTGCTGCGACTGGCCGGGCTGGCTCTGGCCCGGGCGGTCTACCCGACCCGGATCGTCGGCGCGGAAAACATCCCCAACCGGGGTGGGGTGCTCATTGTTTGCAACCACGTCAGCTACGCCGACACCTTCCCACTGGCGGGCTCGTGTGTGCGTCCGATCCGGTTCCTTTCCCTCGATTCCCTGTTCAAAGTGCCCCTGCTGGGTGTGGTATTGCGCATCTTCGGCTGCATCCCGGTATCCCCGCACAAGGCCAAGGAGGCGTTGAAGCGGGCGAGCGAGGCCCTGCAGCGTGGCGAAGTGGTCTGCCTCTTTCCCGAGGGCCAGTTGACCCGCACCGGGTCGTTGATGGAATTGAAACCGGGCTTTGAACTGATTGCCCGCCGGGCTGGTTGCCCGGTGGTGGTGGCGCACCTTGATGGGCTCTGGGGATCGATTTTTTCCTTTGCCGGGGGACGCTACTTTTTCAAATGGCCCGCCCGTTGGCGGGTGCCGATCACGGTGACTTACTCGAAACCCCTGGCCCCGGAAGAAGCCACCACGGCCCGCGTGCGCCAATTGATGCTGGAGATGGGGGCGGATGCTTTCGCGGGCCGCGAGGAGGTGCGGAACCATCTGGGACGCGCCCTGCTGCGCCAGATGAAAACCAGACCATGGGAGACGCAGTTGGTGGACTGCACGGATTCGCCCCGCTCCTACTCCCGCGGACGGCTGCTGTCGGCCTCGCTCGCGCTGGCCGGGCGCTGGAAGCGCACACTGCCGGCACGCCGGGTGGGCGTGGTCCTTCCGCCCGGTTATGCCGGAACC is a window from the Candidatus Methylacidiphilales bacterium genome containing:
- a CDS encoding MarR family transcriptional regulator — protein: MSKSASANGARVFLALWKSWKAVESYDRSSIGATGLGFSDFAVLEVCLHRGPLPVNTIGRKVHLTSGSISTAVDRLEGKKLVRRQESDDDARVTLVELTPKGRLLIERVYREHAQRLDLLSDVLGSDERRQLVRLLTKLGRHAETIQAPQRPAGANTFNDV
- a CDS encoding DoxX family protein → MKKILQQLLQTENALHLLVLRLIVAIAIFPHGAQKALGWWGGYGFEGTMGFFTSKLGIPYVFALLAIAAEFLAPLALVLGLTSRIAAFGIGFTIATAAFMAHIQNGFFIDWMNTQQGAHGIEYHILLAGASLAVVIGGAGRWSLDRLIARRL
- a CDS encoding LysR family transcriptional regulator, producing the protein MMNPHHLELFYYVAKHRGIVAACRHIPYGVQQPAVSSQLIKLEESVGARLFERKPFQLTTAGAELFAFISPFFAGLADVESSLKGRVLRQLRLAGPTQLMRDHLPELLTRLQREEPGAKLRLIEADQRTAQDLLLRGEVDLAVAVMETRPPAGLKVDKLIDLPLLILVQSRSPYKRSVDVIRDGAAGKVPLVALPDHELLSRLFQTTLREKGLRWPVSIEVNSTELAGRYVALGIGAGLSAASPAAPPVPGVRALALQGFPTLPVAALWKGSLTPLASRFLSALRARAAAQKLPKQKQAPA
- a CDS encoding MFS transporter; this encodes MENETTRPGLVRVLLAQAQVAFHDNAVKLVLIGLASAVLSPAQAAHCVSILALLLVVPFVMFGPLAGWMADRFAKDRIFRWALVAQAGITLWVMTAVHLEALGWAVAGFFLLGLQATFFSPAKRGILKDLVGSRRLAQATGASESLVVLSILVGSVVGGAVFDQQMAHQGGPWIGAFMALAIFLTGCVGAWLLVWGVRAAPVVESGARPFEWSLVWGHGAQVAQLVRQPGLFKAALGEAAFYFMGGAVMVSLTQWVQEDLAGALGTASRTGFLMALMGGGVILGSLLAAGICRRTIRLGLVPLGAMFMTLALWLMAVTTGHPMAFAAALMLLGVSGGLFLVPVSSYLQDRSREDERGNILAATNLLSSLGGMLAVGLQFGLASMLHVPVRGQLLVYGFLAAGLAVYLLFLLPDEVLRLAGLALARAVYPTRIVGAENIPNRGGVLIVCNHVSYADTFPLAGSCVRPIRFLSLDSLFKVPLLGVVLRIFGCIPVSPHKAKEALKRASEALQRGEVVCLFPEGQLTRTGSLMELKPGFELIARRAGCPVVVAHLDGLWGSIFSFAGGRYFFKWPARWRVPITVTYSKPLAPEEATTARVRQLMLEMGADAFAGREEVRNHLGRALLRQMKTRPWETQLVDCTDSPRSYSRGRLLSASLALAGRWKRTLPARRVGVVLPPGYAGTVTNLALIFAGKIPVNLNPTAGPSAAGHSLKSAGVETVITAAVLRRKLGKFPWPEQTLDLADEAAKLGIPEKISALIGAWAVPYRYLKHRLGLPARGGDEEAALLFTSGSSGLPKGVPLSHANLLGNALQIRDIELVQRHDRILSGLPLFHSFGLTVGLLCPLLGRWTLVTVPSPLESDKIARAGREGKASLLLGTPTFLRQWMKRMDTTDFPNLRLAITGAEKLPAPLAQAFQEKFHAPVMEGYGLTETSPVASFNLPDPGLGLGAGSVQKGHRPGSVGRMLPGLAARLTDPATGEPMLTGPGILAFRGVNVLKGYLGGQESDKFHQGWFLTGDLARFDDDGFLYIEGRLSRFSKVGGEMVPHLAVEEAIQKAFPAENEKIPDCVLGLPDGEKGEQLVLLTTRTLDLAAVRDGLAAAGMPNLWVPKKILPVENIPVLGSGKLDFGACKKLAEELARS
- a CDS encoding NAD(P)H-dependent oxidoreductase, which encodes MKKLLHIEASPRKQRSHSLAAARQLIDLWRQSHPDGNVETLDLWSAELPPFNEAALDAKYAILHGLPHTDAEKAAWDIIAGYAAQLTSADAIVISTPMWNFSVPYILKHYFDLVIQPGLTFSYSPETGYTGLVAGKKAVVVYARGGAYGPGTGAEAYDLQTRTVRQLLGFIGVSDVTDVLVEPTLAPADVQEASRTALQPALAAAAASL